In Chloroflexota bacterium, the genomic stretch GTGTCCACCGCGTTCGGGACGATCTCGGGACTCACGCGCCGGCCCTTGAGCTTGCCGGCGTCGACCTCTGAGACCGCGAGCACCAGAGACGTCTCGTTCATCATGATTCGCTCGTAGCTCCCGAGCTTTGACCACTGCGCCATGGCGTAGAGCGCGGCAGGCCATCGGGCCGGATCGCGCAGCTCCGCCTGAAAGATCGTTCGCTGCAGCCACATCTCCGCATTGTGCGCGTCGTAGACGATGGCGGCGCGCGGAGCGAAGGTCTGGACCACGTGCAGGTAGGGCATCATCTCGAGGCCCTCGATCTGGACCACGTCGTATCGGGAGGATTCGAGGATCTCACGAAGCGCCGTCGCGAAGGCGCCGGATTCGAGGCGCCGCGCCAGGTCTGGCGCCTGGTCGGTCAAGAGCCCCCATGCGCGCCGAGCGGGCCCGCGTGGGTCGGGGAGGGGCACCGTTCGCACCAGGTGACACGCGTGAAGTCGAGCCCCGCCATCGACGTCACGCCCGTGGAAGGCGAGCACATCGACGTCGTGGTGCGCCGCTGCGGCGCGAATCAACGCGAGGTTGCGGAGCTTGGCGCCAGCGTCCGGCGGGTCCGGGAGCGATGGGAGAAGAAACAGGATCTTCACGCGGCGCCGACCCGTTCGTACACGGCGAGCGTCTCACGCGCCGCGCGCTCCCAGGAGAAGGCCCGGGCCCGCTCGAGTCCGCGCTCCACGAGAACCGCTCGGTACTGGGGGTTGCCCAGCACCCAGCCAATGCCGT encodes the following:
- a CDS encoding glycosyltransferase family 4 protein, whose protein sequence is MKILFLLPSLPDPPDAGAKLRNLALIRAAAAHHDVDVLAFHGRDVDGGARLHACHLVRTVPLPDPRGPARRAWGLLTDQAPDLARRLESGAFATALREILESSRYDVVQIEGLEMMPYLHVVQTFAPRAAIVYDAHNAEMWLQRTIFQAELRDPARWPAALYAMAQWSKLGSYERIMMNETSLVLAVSEVDAGKLKGRRVSPEIVPNAVDTSGMPFREPRPEPNDTLFFAGSLAYRPNADAVRWLTRSVLPLVRARLPRVRLRLAGRGTERIRGDGVEPLGYVEDIGSELARADVAVVPMRMGSGVRFKVLEAMAAGVPVVSTTLGISGVSAQPGRHVLIANRPSEFAEAVAKVIEDRALARSLAIQARQLVENRYDWDRVTPVYLRLLSNVRRGRKRADGVLRRRG